The following are encoded in a window of Fusarium verticillioides 7600 chromosome 6, whole genome shotgun sequence genomic DNA:
- a CDS encoding V-type proton ATPase proteolipid subunit 2, translating to MAESELAPKFAPFIGMAGIAAAMVFGCIGAAYGTAKSGIGIAGVGTFRPDLIMKCLIPVVMSGIIAVYSLVISVLIAEDLDPGKNYSLFSGFLHLGCGIAVGMTGLAAGYCIGVVGDTGVRAYMEQSRIFVGMVLILIFGEVLGLYGLIVALLLNSKSKG from the exons ATGGCAGAATCAGAGCTCGCCCCCAAATTTGCCCCTTTTATTGGGATG GCCGGAATTGCAGCTGCAATGGTCTTCGGAT GTATTGGTGCTGCTTACGGCACAGCCAAGTCTGGCATCGGCATTGCTGGTGTCGGTACATTTAGACCAGACCTCATCATGAAG TGCCTCATCCCCGTCGTCATGTCCGGTATTATTGCCGTTTACTCACTTGTTATCTCCGTCCTCATcgctgaggatctcgacCCAGGCAAGAACTACAGCTTGTTTTC TGGTTTTCTGCATCTCGGATGTGGTATTGCAGTCGGCATGACTGGTCTTGCCGCCGGTTACTGCATCGGAGTTGTCGGCGACACTGGCGTTCGTGCTTACATGGAGCAGTCTAGGATCTTTGTTGGCATGGTCCTGATTCTTATCTTCGGCGAAGTTCTTGGTCTCTATGG ACTCATCGTTGCTCTTCTCCTGAACAGCAAGAGCAAGGGTTAA